Part of the Olsenella profusa DSM 13989 genome, GAAGCGGCGACGGTGCCACGTGACGCACCGGTGGGCACCGACAACGGTGCCACACAGGATCCCGCCACGCTGGTGGTTGATGTTGATGGTGCCGTCATGTCGCCCGGCGTCTACGAACTTGCTGCCGAGGGAGCCCGCGTGCGCGATGCGATAGCGGCCGCCGGGGGCCTGGCAGAGGACGCGGACACCACACAGCTCAACCTCGCGACCCTGCTCCAGGATGGCCAGAAGGTGCATGTCCCCCGCATGGGGGAGGCGCCGTCTGCGAGCCCGACCACGGACACTGCAGGCCGGACGAACGCCGCCCCCTCCGGCTCGTCAGGTTCGACCGCCCCGATCAACATCAACACGGCAGGCGAAGAGGAGCTCAAGCAGCTCCCCGGCGTGGGGGATGCCACGGCGGCGGCCATCGTCAGGGATCGGCGGGAGCACGGGCGCTTCGCATCCGTCGATGATCTCATGCGCGTCTCGGGCATAGGGCAGAAGAAGCTCGAGAAGCTCCGTCCACGCATCTGCGTCTAGCATGGAACGCCCCGTCAGGCCCTCCGTGCCACCAGCCCTGGGAGCCCTCGCGTGCGTGCTCGCGGGCGAGCAGCTCCTGCTGCGGGACATGGTCGTCCCTGCGTTCGGGCTGTGCCTCCTTGCGCTGCCGGCGGCCGGCGCATGCGTGCTGTGGGGCTGGCGCCGAGGGACGGCGGTGCGGACGGCACGCAGCGCGGTCGCATTGACGGGGGCTCTTGTTATGGGCTGC contains:
- a CDS encoding helix-hairpin-helix domain-containing protein — protein: MALAVAAAVAVGAVVIWRAGGMTDGAELVEHRAEASFDDAEAATVPRDAPVGTDNGATQDPATLVVDVDGAVMSPGVYELAAEGARVRDAIAAAGGLAEDADTTQLNLATLLQDGQKVHVPRMGEAPSASPTTDTAGRTNAAPSGSSGSTAPININTAGEEELKQLPGVGDATAAAIVRDRREHGRFASVDDLMRVSGIGQKKLEKLRPRICV